The Catenulispora sp. EB89 genome includes a region encoding these proteins:
- a CDS encoding bifunctional 3,4-dihydroxy-2-butanone-4-phosphate synthase/GTP cyclohydrolase II has product MSAPEAAEPIVLDTIERALKELAAGRPIVVVDDEDRENEGDLIFAASLATPEVVGFTIRYSSGVICVPLPAADADRLNLPPMTAINQDRKGTAYTVSVDARDGVTTGISAADRAHTIRLLAAADTTAEDLTRPGHVFPLRAKDGGVLVRPGHTEAAVDLCRLAGLPLAAGICEVVEDDGSMSRLPQLARFAEEHGLALISIADLIAYRRRTEKSVTRAAETRLPTAFGEFRAVGYLSDVDGIEHVALVKGEIGEGEDVLVRVHSECLTGDVFGSRRCDCGPQLHAALRAVDVEGRGVVLYMRGHEGRGIGLMHKLRAYELQERGHDTVDANLELGLPADARDYGTGAQILADLGVRSMRLLTNNPAKRSALEGFGLQVTGRVPLPGNVTADNIRYLRTKRDRMGHDLPDLEVGDLDGLDDLDAADAEALASAIVG; this is encoded by the coding sequence ATGAGCGCCCCGGAAGCCGCCGAGCCCATCGTCCTGGACACCATCGAGCGGGCCCTGAAGGAGCTGGCCGCCGGCCGGCCCATCGTCGTGGTCGACGACGAGGACCGGGAGAACGAGGGCGACCTCATCTTCGCCGCCTCGCTGGCCACCCCCGAGGTCGTCGGGTTCACCATCCGCTACTCCTCCGGCGTGATCTGCGTGCCGCTGCCCGCCGCCGACGCCGACCGGCTCAACCTGCCCCCGATGACCGCCATCAACCAGGACCGCAAGGGCACCGCCTACACGGTCTCGGTGGACGCCCGCGACGGTGTGACCACCGGCATCTCAGCCGCCGACCGGGCGCACACCATCCGGCTGCTGGCCGCCGCCGACACCACCGCCGAGGACCTGACCCGGCCCGGCCACGTCTTCCCGCTGCGCGCCAAGGACGGCGGCGTGCTGGTGCGCCCCGGCCACACCGAGGCCGCCGTCGACCTGTGCCGGCTGGCCGGGCTGCCGCTGGCGGCCGGCATCTGCGAGGTCGTCGAGGACGACGGTTCGATGTCCCGGCTGCCGCAGCTCGCGCGGTTCGCCGAGGAGCACGGCCTGGCGCTGATCTCCATCGCCGACCTCATCGCCTACCGCCGCCGCACCGAGAAGTCGGTCACCCGGGCCGCCGAGACCCGGCTGCCCACCGCCTTCGGCGAGTTCCGGGCCGTCGGCTACCTCTCCGACGTGGACGGCATCGAGCACGTCGCGCTGGTCAAGGGCGAGATCGGGGAGGGCGAGGACGTGCTGGTCCGGGTCCACTCCGAGTGCCTGACCGGGGACGTCTTCGGATCCCGGCGCTGCGACTGCGGCCCGCAGCTGCACGCCGCGCTGCGCGCCGTGGACGTCGAGGGGCGCGGCGTCGTGCTCTACATGCGCGGGCATGAGGGCCGCGGCATCGGCCTGATGCACAAGCTGCGCGCCTACGAGCTGCAGGAGCGCGGCCACGACACCGTGGACGCGAACCTGGAGCTGGGCCTGCCGGCCGACGCCCGCGACTACGGCACCGGCGCGCAGATCCTGGCCGATCTCGGCGTGCGCTCCATGCGCCTGCTGACCAACAACCCGGCCAAGCGCTCAGCACTGGAGGGGTTCGGTCTGCAGGTGACCGGACGGGTGCCGCTGCCCGGGAACGTGACCGCCGACAACATCCGCTACCTGCGGACCAAGCGCGACCGGATGGGGCACGACCTGCCCGACCTGGAAGTGGGCGATCTGGACGGTCTGGACGACCTCGACGCCGCCGACGCCGAAGCGCTCGCCTCGGCCATCGTCGGCTGA
- a CDS encoding cell wall-binding repeat-containing protein encodes MSRYRRVAAIAVSTLTATAATATALPARANNATNVYVFDNINVCSDAAATAGSSTTPYCTIPAALASSSVVSGTTLLLAGSFPGGIDVTKSGITLQAQGFNATIVGGAYGISVAGQHDVTLNRLRLVDQTGEALRIDSSTNIAVNTFWASSSQYGSATPDPTQPAVAVTGSTGVTLSAGVAANNPGPGVLLRQSSHVVVGDTVATADTGGVAVSDSTGVDVVSDTIDENCGAGVSVLGTSADVTVADDIISNARACGTTPAAALAVDASASAPVVDSNILTTAAGTAAVSWQGQTFADGPALDAAGHGTHDLTVDPGFANPVPAGSVQRNGWGLAPGSPAIDSADSGARNMPARDYSGVVRTDDPLVTDTGTGPISYADRGAFELAMNYMPNPTVTASVGNTPSDYRTVTVAVQGDGGSWWPIVSYSVQFGDGSDSGTRPYPETGTAPSHTYGEDKGYQGTVTLTDAHGRVFTKPFTATIAKRVFSPTLTVTPVNGWYTPAGEVEAVIDTPVDDPYLGSYTIDFGDHTPVVTWNAGSAFFGGGVQEHVYAASGTYPVTVTAADNLGWPTAQPLVQMITVTVPPPATTPPPPSPPASTPADVHRIGGTDRYATARLVSQAQWKAGSASAVVLARGDQAPDALSGVPLAAHVHGPLLLTAPAALDLDTRAEIDRVTGGPSMAKTVYILGGPSAVSPGVEAALRKAGYSVVRYQGADRYRTSLAVAEAFGSSPHVIVATGKDFPDALAAGPLGAVENAPIILSDGDTLDPAVAPFVWSHQDIDPVGGAAQRAVAKISTTGRNVEDSLAGPTRYDTAAAVADAVVRISGHAPTAVGVASGAAFPDALTGGAYAANAGMPLLITEPAGFPAPIRAVLSAEAPTLRSVTLFGGDQALADSVEYAIASTVKGKIR; translated from the coding sequence GTGAGCAGGTACAGGCGCGTGGCCGCGATCGCGGTCTCGACGCTGACGGCGACGGCCGCGACGGCGACCGCGTTGCCGGCGCGGGCAAACAACGCGACCAACGTCTACGTGTTCGACAACATCAACGTCTGCAGTGACGCCGCGGCGACCGCGGGGAGTTCCACGACGCCGTACTGCACGATCCCGGCGGCGCTGGCGTCCAGCAGCGTCGTCAGCGGGACGACCCTCCTGCTCGCCGGAAGCTTCCCGGGCGGCATCGACGTCACCAAGTCCGGGATCACGCTCCAGGCCCAGGGGTTCAACGCGACGATCGTCGGCGGGGCGTACGGCATCTCGGTCGCCGGACAGCACGACGTCACCCTGAACCGGCTGCGCCTCGTGGACCAGACCGGCGAGGCGCTGCGGATCGACTCGTCGACGAACATCGCGGTGAACACCTTCTGGGCCTCCTCCTCGCAGTACGGCTCCGCCACGCCGGACCCGACCCAGCCGGCGGTCGCGGTGACCGGCTCGACCGGGGTGACCCTTTCCGCCGGGGTCGCCGCCAACAATCCCGGCCCCGGCGTCCTGCTCCGGCAGTCGTCCCACGTGGTGGTCGGCGACACGGTCGCGACCGCCGACACCGGCGGGGTGGCGGTCAGCGACTCGACCGGCGTCGACGTGGTCTCGGACACCATCGACGAGAACTGCGGCGCCGGTGTCTCCGTGCTCGGCACGTCCGCCGACGTCACCGTCGCCGACGACATCATCAGCAACGCCCGCGCGTGCGGGACGACGCCCGCCGCCGCGCTGGCCGTCGACGCCTCCGCGAGCGCGCCGGTCGTCGACTCGAACATCCTCACCACGGCCGCCGGAACCGCCGCCGTGTCCTGGCAGGGCCAGACGTTCGCGGACGGACCGGCGCTCGACGCGGCCGGCCACGGTACCCACGACCTGACCGTCGACCCGGGTTTCGCGAACCCGGTGCCCGCCGGATCCGTGCAGCGCAACGGCTGGGGCCTCGCCCCCGGCTCGCCGGCGATCGACTCCGCCGACTCCGGCGCGCGGAACATGCCCGCCCGCGACTACTCCGGCGTCGTCCGGACCGACGACCCCCTGGTCACCGACACCGGGACCGGCCCGATCAGCTACGCGGACCGGGGCGCGTTCGAACTCGCCATGAACTACATGCCGAATCCGACCGTGACGGCCTCCGTCGGGAACACGCCCTCGGACTACCGGACGGTGACCGTCGCCGTCCAAGGAGACGGCGGCAGCTGGTGGCCGATCGTCAGCTACAGCGTCCAGTTCGGCGACGGCTCCGATTCCGGCACCCGGCCCTACCCCGAGACGGGCACGGCACCGAGCCACACCTACGGCGAGGACAAGGGATACCAAGGCACTGTCACCCTCACGGACGCGCACGGAAGGGTGTTCACCAAGCCTTTCACCGCCACCATCGCCAAGCGGGTGTTCTCTCCGACTCTGACGGTCACGCCGGTCAACGGCTGGTACACGCCCGCAGGCGAAGTCGAGGCGGTGATCGACACCCCGGTCGACGATCCCTATCTCGGCTCCTACACGATCGATTTCGGGGACCACACGCCGGTGGTGACCTGGAACGCCGGCAGCGCCTTCTTCGGGGGCGGCGTACAGGAGCACGTCTACGCCGCATCCGGCACCTATCCCGTCACCGTCACCGCGGCCGACAACCTCGGCTGGCCGACCGCTCAGCCGCTGGTCCAGATGATCACCGTCACCGTGCCGCCGCCCGCGACGACGCCGCCACCTCCGTCGCCTCCGGCGTCGACCCCCGCCGACGTCCACCGCATCGGCGGCACCGACCGCTACGCCACCGCACGCCTGGTCTCGCAGGCCCAGTGGAAGGCCGGCTCCGCGTCCGCCGTCGTGCTGGCGCGCGGCGACCAGGCCCCCGACGCGCTCAGCGGCGTGCCGCTCGCCGCGCACGTGCACGGACCGCTCCTGCTCACCGCGCCCGCGGCTCTGGACCTGGACACCCGCGCCGAGATCGACCGGGTCACCGGCGGGCCGTCGATGGCGAAGACCGTCTACATCCTCGGCGGCCCCTCGGCGGTCTCGCCCGGCGTCGAGGCCGCGCTGCGCAAGGCCGGTTACTCGGTCGTCCGCTACCAGGGCGCCGATCGCTACCGCACCTCGCTCGCGGTGGCCGAGGCCTTCGGCAGCTCGCCGCACGTCATCGTCGCCACCGGGAAGGACTTCCCGGACGCGCTGGCGGCCGGGCCGCTGGGAGCGGTGGAGAACGCGCCGATCATCCTGTCCGACGGCGACACGCTCGATCCGGCTGTGGCCCCGTTCGTGTGGTCGCACCAGGACATCGATCCGGTCGGCGGGGCTGCGCAGCGCGCGGTGGCGAAGATCTCCACCACCGGCCGGAACGTCGAAGACTCCCTCGCCGGTCCGACCCGCTACGACACCGCCGCCGCGGTCGCGGACGCCGTGGTCCGGATCTCGGGACACGCGCCGACCGCCGTCGGCGTGGCCTCCGGAGCGGCCTTCCCGGACGCGCTGACCGGCGGCGCCTACGCGGCCAACGCGGGGATGCCGTTGCTGATCACGGAGCCGGCCGGGTTCCCGGCCCCGATCCGGGCGGTGCTGTCGGCGGAGGCGCCCACGCTGCGCTCCGTCACTCTGTTCGGCGGGGACCAGGCGCTGGCCGACAGCGTCGAGTACGCGATCGCGAGCACGGTCAAGGGCAAGATCCGGTAA
- a CDS encoding protein kinase, protein MAGQAEPGRLIGGRYRLLARLGAGGMGRVWRASDEALRIEVAVKEVWLPATPGPDADERLRRAEREARNAARLRDHPNVVAVHDVVVEDGAPWTVMQLVAGHTLEEHVEEYGPLSVAHAALVAGALLDALEAAHAAGIVHRDVKPANVMLADDGHVLLTDFGIAIGTTDTALTAAGSFLGSVEYIAPERARGTEGLAVSDLFSLGVTLFQAVEGFSPFHRETATGTLTAVILDEAPPPVRAGRLTPLVTGLLEKDPAARLGIAGARRLLAAPEVPPVAAVVAPSAAGPAGPPAAPPVAPPVAPTIAGPATGRRPINGSGSTGQRGFTGNPAANRQHGPAGAAASTGQRTGNAASTGQRGTGAASRGHNTSSGATPPRAQGAVPPRRPTSGTGTGTGKRPSQATDQRRRIQPPIPDTRRPTATGQRPHGPSLHGPHSPAAPARRRTRRPRGLILSLLVVATIGGIVAATLKHESFTVTDVKVGDFVKVDATGHITAKISQRAAANLDGRKVTAREDRADPEICKRLHAPGRADVEQPSAVSFCLVRPVEEATAPSQ, encoded by the coding sequence ATGGCTGGACAGGCAGAGCCCGGCCGGCTGATCGGTGGCCGGTACCGTCTGCTGGCACGCCTGGGTGCCGGGGGCATGGGCCGGGTCTGGCGCGCCTCCGACGAAGCCCTGCGCATCGAGGTCGCGGTGAAGGAGGTCTGGCTCCCGGCCACCCCCGGCCCCGACGCCGACGAGCGCCTCCGCCGCGCCGAGCGCGAGGCCCGCAACGCGGCCCGGCTGCGCGACCACCCGAACGTGGTGGCCGTGCACGACGTCGTGGTCGAGGACGGCGCGCCCTGGACGGTGATGCAACTGGTCGCCGGCCACACGCTGGAGGAGCACGTCGAGGAGTACGGACCGCTGTCCGTCGCGCACGCGGCCCTGGTCGCCGGCGCCCTGCTGGACGCCCTGGAGGCGGCACACGCGGCGGGCATCGTGCACCGGGACGTGAAGCCGGCGAACGTGATGCTGGCCGACGACGGGCACGTGCTGCTCACCGACTTCGGCATCGCCATCGGCACCACCGACACGGCACTGACGGCAGCCGGCAGCTTCCTGGGCTCGGTGGAGTACATCGCGCCGGAGCGGGCGCGCGGGACCGAGGGCCTGGCGGTCAGCGACCTGTTCTCGCTGGGGGTCACGCTGTTCCAGGCGGTCGAGGGCTTCTCGCCGTTCCACCGCGAGACCGCGACCGGGACCCTGACCGCGGTGATCCTGGACGAGGCGCCGCCGCCGGTGCGCGCCGGGCGGCTGACCCCGCTGGTCACCGGGCTGCTGGAGAAGGACCCGGCGGCGCGGCTCGGGATCGCGGGGGCGCGGCGGTTGTTGGCGGCGCCGGAGGTGCCGCCGGTCGCTGCGGTTGTCGCGCCGAGTGCTGCGGGGCCCGCTGGGCCGCCTGCTGCGCCGCCTGTCGCGCCGCCTGTCGCGCCGACGATTGCGGGACCGGCGACGGGGCGGCGGCCGATCAACGGCTCGGGCTCAACCGGCCAGCGCGGCTTCACCGGCAACCCGGCCGCCAACAGGCAGCACGGCCCGGCCGGCGCGGCGGCTTCCACAGGCCAGCGCACCGGCAATGCGGCTTCCACGGGTCAGCGCGGAACCGGTGCCGCGTCACGCGGGCACAACACGTCATCCGGAGCGACCCCGCCACGCGCGCAGGGCGCGGTGCCCCCGCGTCGGCCGACCAGCGGTACCGGCACCGGCACCGGAAAGCGTCCGTCGCAGGCCACTGACCAGCGCCGCCGCATACAGCCCCCGATCCCGGACACACGCCGCCCGACGGCCACCGGCCAGCGCCCGCACGGCCCCAGCCTGCATGGCCCGCACAGCCCGGCCGCCCCCGCCCGTCGCCGTACCCGCCGCCCCCGCGGCCTGATCCTGTCGCTGTTGGTCGTGGCGACGATCGGCGGCATCGTGGCCGCGACGCTCAAGCACGAATCCTTCACGGTCACCGACGTGAAGGTCGGAGACTTCGTCAAGGTCGACGCCACCGGCCACATCACCGCCAAGATCTCCCAAAGGGCCGCCGCCAACCTCGACGGCCGCAAGGTGACAGCCCGCGAAGACCGCGCCGAC
- a CDS encoding PH domain-containing protein → MTDNHDHDRQAPGPLDPYSLPVPDRVPQLPATFRPRRTRVAVLAVSTALIVTLVIVALILPDTGSTAWSVPERVAFAAIGPAISAGLYLLARPKIVADERGLTIVNTARTQHLEWAQIVRVNLRPGDPWVLLDLDSGEVLPAMGIQASGGKAARKAAGELRALVDEHTRTERDD, encoded by the coding sequence GTGACGGACAACCACGATCATGACCGCCAGGCCCCCGGACCTCTGGACCCGTACAGCCTCCCGGTCCCCGATCGGGTCCCGCAGCTCCCGGCGACCTTCCGGCCGCGGCGCACCCGCGTGGCGGTGCTGGCGGTGTCCACCGCGCTGATCGTGACGCTGGTCATCGTGGCCCTGATACTGCCCGACACCGGCTCCACGGCCTGGTCGGTCCCCGAGCGCGTGGCGTTCGCGGCGATCGGCCCGGCCATCTCGGCCGGGCTGTACCTGCTGGCGCGCCCGAAGATCGTCGCCGACGAGCGCGGGCTGACGATCGTGAACACCGCACGGACGCAGCATCTGGAGTGGGCGCAGATCGTACGGGTGAATCTTCGCCCCGGGGATCCGTGGGTGCTGCTGGATCTGGACAGCGGCGAGGTGCTGCCGGCGATGGGGATCCAGGCTTCGGGTGGGAAGGCGGCGCGCAAGGCCGCCGGAGAGCTGCGGGCCCTGGTGGACGAGCACACCAGGACCGAGCGGGACGACTGA
- a CDS encoding riboflavin synthase: MFTGIVEELGRVVALEVEGDSARLRVAGALVTSDAEHGASIAVNGVCLTVIESGTEAAKAGEFTADVMAETLVKSNIGDLRPGDPVNLERPMKLGARLGGHLVQGHVDGVGTVLERIPGEHWEVVRVSLPSALSRYVVDKGSITVDGISLTVVEAAADSFTVSLIPTTLELTTLGSKGPGAAVNLEIDVIAKYTERLLGLGDTSADQPEGQAAAPTIGGQRA, from the coding sequence GTGTTCACAGGCATCGTCGAAGAACTCGGCCGCGTCGTGGCGCTGGAAGTGGAAGGCGACTCCGCGCGGCTGCGCGTGGCCGGGGCGCTGGTCACCTCCGACGCCGAGCACGGCGCCTCCATCGCCGTCAACGGCGTGTGTCTGACCGTCATCGAGTCCGGGACCGAGGCCGCGAAGGCCGGCGAGTTCACCGCGGACGTGATGGCCGAGACCCTGGTCAAGTCCAACATCGGCGACCTCAGGCCGGGCGACCCGGTCAACCTGGAGCGGCCCATGAAGCTCGGCGCGCGCCTGGGCGGGCACCTGGTCCAGGGGCACGTCGACGGCGTCGGGACCGTGCTGGAGCGCATCCCCGGCGAGCACTGGGAGGTCGTCCGGGTCTCCCTGCCCTCCGCGCTGTCCCGCTATGTCGTCGACAAGGGCTCGATCACCGTGGACGGCATCTCGCTGACCGTGGTCGAGGCCGCCGCGGATTCCTTCACCGTGAGCCTGATCCCGACCACCCTGGAGCTGACCACGCTGGGCAGCAAGGGCCCCGGCGCCGCGGTGAACCTGGAGATCGACGTGATCGCCAAGTACACCGAGCGGCTGCTGGGCCTCGGCGACACCTCGGCCGACCAGCCCGAGGGCCAGGCCGCGGCGCCGACCATCGGCGGGCAGCGGGCGTGA
- the hisG gene encoding ATP phosphoribosyltransferase, whose protein sequence is MLRIALPNKGSLSEAATAMLHEAGYRRRKDGKELMVVDAANNAELFFLRPRDIATYVGSGRLDVGITGRDLLLDSGASAEPIMDLGFARSTFRFAALPATVEQVAKEPGVAGLAGLRVASAYPGVVREYLAAAGVTAEVVKLDGAVEVSIALGVADVVADVVETGTTLRHAGLEVFGDPILTSEAQLIRRVGAEESPAVEQFLRRLKGVITAREYVLMDYDIRAENVDRAVQVTPGIESPTVSPLHDKGWVAVRSMVRRAEAQRMMDDLWDLGARGILVTDILACRL, encoded by the coding sequence ATGCTGCGCATCGCACTGCCGAACAAGGGATCGCTCTCGGAGGCGGCCACGGCGATGCTGCATGAGGCCGGCTACCGGCGGCGCAAGGACGGCAAGGAGCTGATGGTCGTCGACGCGGCCAACAACGCCGAGCTGTTCTTCCTGCGGCCGCGCGACATCGCGACCTATGTCGGGTCGGGCCGGCTGGACGTCGGCATCACCGGGCGTGACCTGCTGCTGGACTCCGGGGCGTCGGCCGAGCCGATCATGGATCTGGGGTTCGCGCGCTCGACGTTCCGGTTCGCCGCGCTGCCGGCGACCGTGGAGCAGGTGGCCAAGGAGCCGGGGGTGGCGGGGCTGGCCGGGCTGCGCGTCGCCTCGGCGTACCCGGGCGTGGTGCGCGAGTACCTGGCCGCCGCCGGGGTGACCGCCGAGGTGGTGAAGCTGGACGGCGCGGTGGAGGTGTCGATCGCGCTGGGCGTGGCCGACGTCGTCGCGGACGTCGTGGAGACCGGCACCACGCTGCGGCACGCCGGGCTGGAGGTCTTCGGCGACCCGATCCTCACCTCCGAGGCGCAGCTGATCCGGCGCGTCGGCGCCGAGGAGAGCCCCGCGGTGGAGCAGTTCCTGCGGCGCCTCAAGGGCGTCATCACCGCGCGCGAGTACGTCCTGATGGACTACGACATCCGGGCCGAGAACGTGGACCGCGCGGTCCAGGTCACCCCGGGCATCGAGTCGCCGACCGTGTCGCCGCTGCACGACAAGGGCTGGGTCGCGGTCCGTTCGATGGTCCGCCGCGCCGAGGCCCAGCGCATGATGGACGACTTGTGGGATCTGGGTGCGAGGGGAATCCTCGTCACGGATATCCTCGCGTGTCGGCTTTAG
- a CDS encoding phosphoribosyl-ATP diphosphatase encodes MTSKTFETLFGELAAKAERGEEGSRTVELLGLGVHAIGKKIVEEAAEVWMAAEYEDGDRTAEEISQLLYHVQVLMLARGLELGDVYKHL; translated from the coding sequence ATCACGTCCAAGACCTTCGAGACCCTGTTCGGCGAGCTCGCCGCCAAGGCCGAGCGCGGCGAGGAGGGCTCGCGCACGGTCGAGCTGCTCGGGCTCGGCGTGCACGCCATCGGCAAGAAGATCGTCGAGGAGGCCGCCGAGGTCTGGATGGCCGCCGAGTACGAGGACGGCGACCGGACGGCCGAGGAGATCTCGCAGCTGCTGTACCACGTCCAGGTGCTGATGCTGGCGCGCGGGCTGGAGCTGGGGGACGTCTACAAGCACCTGTGA
- the leuE gene encoding leucine efflux protein LeuE produces MLGTVDLPTFVLGALLIVLLPGPNSLYVLTVGARKGVRTGYRAASGVFLGDAVLLTLTAAGAASMLKRSPATFDVVKYLGAAYLAWLGFGMVRSAVKALRVRQQAAVAAGVADAEGAAAMAEAVEAAERPFRRALVVSLLNPKAILFDLAFLTQFVNPHAAHPTEAFALLSTIVMLFSAGYLSVLIFTGHRLASAFRRRKRLAASMTGGIGSLFLGFALKLATASLGAA; encoded by the coding sequence ATGCTCGGGACTGTTGATCTGCCGACCTTCGTGCTCGGCGCGCTGCTCATAGTGCTCCTGCCGGGTCCGAACTCGCTGTACGTGCTGACGGTCGGCGCGCGCAAGGGGGTGCGGACCGGCTACCGCGCCGCCTCCGGCGTGTTCCTCGGCGACGCGGTGCTGCTGACGCTGACCGCCGCCGGCGCGGCCTCGATGCTGAAGCGCTCGCCGGCGACGTTCGACGTGGTGAAGTACCTCGGCGCGGCCTACCTGGCCTGGCTCGGGTTCGGGATGGTGCGCTCGGCGGTGAAGGCGCTGCGGGTGCGCCAGCAGGCGGCGGTCGCGGCCGGTGTCGCGGACGCCGAGGGCGCTGCCGCGATGGCCGAGGCGGTGGAGGCCGCCGAGCGGCCGTTCCGGCGCGCGCTGGTCGTCAGCCTGCTGAACCCCAAGGCGATCCTGTTCGACCTGGCGTTCCTGACGCAGTTCGTGAACCCGCACGCGGCGCACCCGACGGAGGCCTTCGCGCTGCTGTCGACGATCGTGATGCTGTTCTCGGCCGGGTATCTGAGTGTGCTGATCTTCACCGGCCACCGGCTGGCCAGCGCGTTCCGCCGGCGCAAGCGGCTGGCGGCGTCGATGACCGGCGGGATCGGCTCGCTGTTCCTGGGCTTCGCGCTGAAGCTGGCCACCGCTTCGCTGGGCGCCGCTTAG
- the ribH gene encoding 6,7-dimethyl-8-ribityllumazine synthase: protein MSGAGAPAITTEGGADLKVAVVAAQWHTQVMDGLVAGAEKALAEIGAEHDLFRAPGSFELPVIAKALAEAPAGYDAVVALGVVIRGGTPHFEYVCAAATDGLNQVALDTGTPIGFGLLTCDTEQQALDRAGLPGSKEDKGREAVEAAVATALVLKKIGVRR from the coding sequence GTGAGCGGAGCGGGAGCGCCGGCCATCACCACCGAGGGTGGCGCCGACCTCAAGGTCGCGGTGGTGGCCGCGCAGTGGCACACGCAGGTCATGGACGGCCTGGTGGCCGGGGCCGAGAAGGCGCTCGCCGAGATCGGGGCGGAGCACGACCTGTTCCGCGCGCCGGGCTCCTTCGAGCTGCCGGTGATCGCCAAGGCGCTGGCCGAGGCGCCGGCCGGCTACGACGCCGTGGTCGCCCTCGGCGTGGTGATCCGGGGCGGCACCCCGCACTTCGAGTACGTGTGCGCTGCCGCCACCGACGGCCTGAACCAGGTCGCCCTGGACACCGGCACGCCGATCGGCTTCGGCCTGCTCACCTGCGACACCGAGCAGCAGGCGCTGGACCGCGCCGGCCTGCCCGGGTCGAAGGAGGACAAGGGCCGCGAGGCCGTCGAGGCCGCGGTGGCCACCGCGCTGGTGCTGAAGAAGATCGGGGTGCGGCGGTGA
- the pnuC gene encoding nicotinamide riboside transporter PnuC has protein sequence MNGAFHWANLVAFHLFGETVKWSDLLGNLLGLATVALALRRSMWAWPVQIAGCVLLFGADISAHLGGTAARQVALAVMALYGWFRWTSVRRSEHDITIRWAGWAERALLAAGLGLGTVVFALLLKHYNASWAPWPDAYIFIGSLVATVAQAKGYVEFWFVWIAVDVVGVPLAFNKGLPVSGLVYVFYFAIVVAGLRQWMIKARAESPSLRQPVPAADTILKEAIV, from the coding sequence GTGAACGGCGCCTTCCACTGGGCCAACCTGGTCGCCTTCCACCTCTTCGGGGAGACGGTCAAGTGGTCCGACCTGCTGGGCAACCTGCTCGGCCTGGCCACGGTGGCGCTCGCGCTGCGCCGCTCGATGTGGGCCTGGCCGGTGCAGATAGCCGGCTGCGTGCTGCTGTTCGGCGCTGACATATCGGCGCACCTCGGCGGCACGGCGGCGCGGCAGGTCGCGCTGGCGGTGATGGCCCTGTACGGCTGGTTCCGCTGGACGTCGGTCCGCCGGAGCGAGCACGACATCACCATCCGCTGGGCCGGGTGGGCCGAGCGCGCGCTGCTGGCCGCCGGGCTGGGGCTCGGGACCGTCGTGTTCGCTCTGCTGCTCAAGCACTACAACGCCTCGTGGGCGCCGTGGCCGGACGCCTACATCTTCATCGGCTCGCTGGTGGCCACCGTGGCCCAGGCCAAGGGCTACGTCGAGTTCTGGTTCGTCTGGATCGCCGTCGACGTCGTCGGCGTCCCCCTCGCCTTCAACAAGGGCCTGCCGGTGTCCGGCCTGGTCTACGTCTTCTACTTCGCGATCGTCGTCGCGGGCCTGCGCCAATGGATGATCAAGGCGCGTGCTGAGTCCCCCAGCCTGCGGCAGCCGGTCCCCGCTGCCGACACCATTTTGAAGGAGGCCATCGTATGA